One region of Primulina tabacum isolate GXHZ01 chromosome 17, ASM2559414v2, whole genome shotgun sequence genomic DNA includes:
- the LOC142530991 gene encoding RNA demethylase ALKBH10B-like: MPPAAGVLAQGDRIQVNPLMAPAVVQQPQPPPPGVMMTTVSETFAKDAIISWFRGEFAAANAIIDALCSHLTQLESGGAAEYQSVFAAIHRRRMNWIPILNRQKYFSIADIPMELKKVAAKKIEERNVACTESSDEKMKNQESPADVIENDGGEVAREESERDDSPESEITDTGSHEVQPSLEHVDICSNHEECDARRAQIKMTKGFIAKEPVKGHMVNVVRGLKLYEGLFTDVELSKLNDFVNELRVAGQNGELSDETFILYNQQVKGNKRELIQLGIPIFGKINNDSTTQKNYVEPIPALLQGVVEHLIQWHLIPEHRKPNSCIINFFDEGEYSQPFLKPPHLDQPLSTLLLSESTMAFGRTLVNIGEGNYRGLLMLSLKEGSLLVMRGNSSDTARHVMCASLNKRVTITFFRVRTETQNNTPAESPLSKAMTLWQPGAPNPNTIVTGYEPVSMIPKWSLLRSPLVMLAPVRPMVVSPKRVPGGGTGVFLPWTVGSRKPAKHLPPRAQRGRFLSLHSSVETREED; encoded by the exons ATGCCGCCGGCGGCCGGCGTTTTAGCTCAGGGTGATCGGATTCAGGTGAATCCATTGATGGCGCCCGCGGTTGTGCAGCAGCCCCAGCCGCCGCCTCCAGGGGTGATGATGACGACCGTGTCGGAGACGTTTGCCAAGGATGCTATCATCTCGTGGTTCCGTGGGGAGTTTGCGGCGGCGAATGCTATCATCGACGCGCTCTGCAGCCACCTGACGCAGCTGGAGAGCGGTGGAGCGGCGGAGTACCAGTCGGTTTTCGCGGCTATACACAGGCGGAGGATGAACTGGATCCCGATCCTCAACAGGCAGAAGTATTTCTCCATCGCGGATATTCCGATGGAGCTCAAGAAAGTGGCCGCGAAGAAGATAGAGGAGAGGAACGTCGCGTGTACAGAATCGTCTGATGAGAAAATGAAGAACCAAGAAAGCCCGGCGGACGTCATTGAGAATGACGGCGGTGAAGTGGCGCGTGAGGAATCCGAGAGAGATGATTCGCCTGAAAGTGAGATCACCGATACAG GATCTCATGAAGTGCAGCCATCTCTTGAACATGTTGATATATGTTCCAACCATGAAGAGTGTGATGCACGTCGTGCCCAGATCAAGATGACGAAAGGTTTCATCGCTAAGGAGCCGGTTAAAGGGCACATG GTGAATGTTGTTAGAGGTCTTAAGTTGTATGAAGGCTTGTTCACTGATGTCGAGCTCTCTAAATTGAATGACTTCGTGAATGAACTTCGAGTCGCTGGTCAGAATGGTGAACTGTCAG ATGAGACCTTTATTCTCTACAATCAACAAGTGAAAGGAAACAAGAGGGAGTTGATTCAGCTAGGCATTCCCATTTTCGGGAAGATAAACAATGATTCAACAACCCAAAAGA ACTATGTCGAGCCAATCCCAGCTCTTCTCCAAGGTGTGGTTGAGCACTTGATTCAATGGCATTTGATTCCAGAACACAGGAAGCCAAACAGCTGCATCATTAACTTCTTTGATGAG GGCGAATATTCCCAGCCTTTTCTTAAACCGCCTCATTTGGACCAGCCTCTTTCTACACTCCTCCTTTCCGAATCAACAATGGCATTCGGCCGCACGCTAGTGAACATCGGTGAAGGAAATTATAGAGGGCTACTTATGCTTTCTCTGAAGGAAGG GTCTCTTTTAGTCATGAGAGGGAACAGCTCAGACACAGCAAGGCATGTTATGTGCGCATCGCTTAACAAGAGGGTGACCATCACTTTCTTCAGAGTTCGAACCGAGACCCAAAACAACACACCTGCAGAAAGCCCTTTAAGTAAAGCTATGACTTTATGGCAACCTGGTGCCCCAAATCCAAACACTATAGTCACTGGCTACGAACCAGTGAGTATGATCCCAAAATGGAGTCTCCTGCGCTCCCCTTTGGTGATGTTAGCCCCGGTGCGTCCTATGGTTGTGAGTCCTAAAAGGGTTCCGGGTGGTGGCACTGGGGTGTTCTTGCCCTGGACTGTTGGCTCACGAAAACCTGCAAAGCATCTTCCTCCACGTGCTCAAAGAGGACGGTTTCTTTCACTGCATTCCTCGGTTGAAACACGTGAAGAAGATTAA